A genomic window from Prunus persica cultivar Lovell chromosome G2, Prunus_persica_NCBIv2, whole genome shotgun sequence includes:
- the LOC18785744 gene encoding uncharacterized protein LOC18785744, which yields MHRSASWSRADEYFMHPNSSPSAGKGPSGLRVSVSFDQGGDQLPVYDPIAELAKKERSRVKFAENAVHVIPIVLLLCAFVLWFFSNPEIDVRIKTDPIAARIEGLTLEGEIENDSDGTQTGGLPMMDLGLDLDQTTTTISTTTKQIKHKLK from the exons ATGCACAGATCGGCAAGCTGGAGCCGGGCGGATGAGTACTTCATGCACCCAAACTCCTCCCCGTCAGCTGGGAAGGGGCCGTCGGGGCTACGGGTGTCAGTGTCGTTTGATCAAGGCGGTGATCAGCTGCCGGTGTACGATCCCATAGCAGAGCTGGCCAAGAAGGAAAGGTCTCGTGTTAAGTTCGCTGAGAATGCCGTGCATGTCATCCCCATTGTGCTTCTTCTATGCGCCTTTGTTCTTTGGTTCTTCTCAAATCCAG AGATAGACGTGCGGATTAAAACGGATCCAATAGCAGCAAGAATTGAAGGACTGACGTTAGAGGGGGAGATTGAGAATGATAGTGACGGGACTCAAACAGGCGGTCTGCCCATGATGGACTTGGGACTGGACTTGGATCAAACAACAACGACaatatcaacaacaacaaagcaaatcaaacataaattaaagtgA
- the LOC18787031 gene encoding protein DOWNY MILDEW RESISTANCE 6, with protein sequence MGEKASGIEILDDDKSCSSSFSIGKSAQERGLSYVPECYVIPTSHRPSLTPDVANVPIIDFGKLKQGSHERAIVIQEIRTACRQLGFFQIVNHGICQSVLDEALASASEIFKLPGSEKAKFMSDDVHKPVRYGTSFKDGTDKIQFWGVFLKHYAHPLADWINTWPDNPSNYRETMGKYCKEVKKLSFEITEAITESLGIGPTYMSNKLEDGLQVITVNCYPPCPNPEIALGLPPHSEYSCLTIVLQSCPGLEIMHAEEGAWKQVPQLHGALQVHGGDHFEVLSNGLYKSVVQRTTLIRERTRISIASLHSLGLDEKMGAAKELVDEEHPGRYKESSFKDFLNFPSTNDLKEGKSFINTLKI encoded by the exons ATGGGGGAAAAGGCCAGTGGCATTGAAATCTTG GATGATGATAAAAGTTGTTCAAGCTCATTTTCAATCGGGAAGAGTGCACAAGAGAGGGGCTTGTCATATGTACCCGAGTGCTATGTAATTCCAACTTCACATCGTCCAAGTTTGACTCCAGACGTCGCCAATGTCCCCATTATTGATTTTGGCAAATTGAAACAAGGTTCTCATGAACGAGCAATAGTTATCCAAGAAATCAGAACAGCTTGTCGTCAACTAGGATTCTTT CAGATTGTCAACCATGGAATCTGTCAATCGGTGTTAGATGAGGCTCTTGCTTCGGCCTCGGAAATTTTCAAGTTGCCAGGTTCTGAGAAGGCCAAGTTCATGTCTGATGATGTTCACAAGCCAGTGAGGTATGGGACAAGCTTCAAGGATGGAACTGATAAGATTCAATTTTGGGGGGTGTTTCTCAAGCATTATGCTCACCCCTTGGCAGATTGGATCAATACCTGGCCTGACAATCCATCTAACTATAG GGAAACCATGGGAAAGTATTGCAAAGAAGTGAAGAAACTAAGCTTTGAGATAACGGAAGCCATCACTGAGAGCTTGGGGATAGGCCCAACCTACATGAGCAACAAACTGGAAGATGGGTTGCAAGTCATTACAGTCAACTGTTACCCACCATGCCCAAATCCTGAAATTGCACTAGGGTTGCCTCCTCATTCAGAATATAGCTGCTTAACCATTGTCCTTCAGAGCTGTCCGGGGCTCGAAATCATGCACGCTGAGGAAGGAGCCTGGAAACAAGTCCCCCAACTTCATGGTGCCCTACAAGTCCATGGGGGTGACCATTTTGAGGTGCTAAGCAATGGGTTGTACAAGAGCGTTGTGCAAAGGACCACATTGATCCGTGAGAGGACAAGAATCTCCATTGCAAGTCTGCATAGTTTGGGATTGGATGAGAAGATGGGAGCTGCCAAAGAGCTTGTGGATGAGGAGCATCCTGGGAGGTACAAAGAGAGCAGCTTCAAAGATTTTCTGAATTTTCCCTCCACCAATGATCTAAAAGAGGGGAAGAGCTTCATTAACACActcaaaatatag